One genomic window of Mus musculus strain C57BL/6J chromosome 4, GRCm38.p6 C57BL/6J includes the following:
- the Htr1d gene encoding 5-hydroxytryptamine receptor 1D isoform X1, with amino-acid sequence MSPPNQSLEGLPQEASNRSLNVTGAWDPEVLQALRISLVVVLSVITLATVLSNAFVLTTILLTKKLHTPANYLIGSLATTDLLVSILVMPISIAYTTTRTWNFGQILCDIWVSSDITCCTASILHLCVIALDRYWAITDALEYSKRRTAGHAAAMIAAVWIISICISIPPLFWRQATAHEEMSDCLVNTSQISYTIYSTCGAFYIPSILLIILYGRIYVAARSRILNPPSLYGKRFTTAQLITGSAGSSLCSLNPSLHESHTHTVGSPLFFNQVKIKLADSILERKRISAARERKATKTLGIILGAFIICWLPFFVVSLVLPICRDSCWIHPALFDFFTWLGYLNSLINPVIYTVFNEDFRQAFQKVVHFRKIS; translated from the coding sequence ATGTCTCCTCCAAACCAGTCCCTAGAAGGCCTTCCTCAGGAGGCCTCCAACAGATCCCTGAATGTGACAGGGGCTTGGGACCCAGAGGTCCTGCAGGCTCTCAGAATCTCGCTCGTGGTGGTGCTGTCCGTCATCACACTGGCCACTGTCCTCTCCAATGCCTTCGTCCTTACCACCATTCTACTCACCAAGAAGCTCCACACCCCAGCCAATTATCTCATTGGCTCCTTGGCCACCACGGACCTCCTGGTTTCTATCTTGGTCATGCCCATCAGCATAGCCTACACCACCACCCGCACCTGGAACTTTGGCCAGATCCTGTGTGACATCTGGGTGTCTTCTGACATCACGTGCTGCACGGCCTCCATCTTGCATCTCTGTGTCATTGCTCTGGACAGATACTGGGCCATCACCGATGCCCTGGAGTACAGCAAGCGTCGAACCGCAGGCCACGCAGCAGCCATGATTGCGGCCGTCTGGATCATCTCTATTTGTATCTCCATCCCTCCACTCTTCTGGCGGCAGGCCACGGCTCACGAGGAGATGTCCGACTGCCTGGTGAACACATCTCAGATTTCTTACACCATCTACTCGACCTGTGGCGCCTTCTATATCCCATCCATCTTGCTCATTATCCTGTATGGCCGCATATACGTGGCCGCCCGGAGTCGAATCCTGAACCCACCCTCCCTCTACGGGAAGCGCTTCACCACGGCACAGCTTATCACAGGCTCTGCTGGCTCTTCGCTCTGCTCGCTCAACCCCAGCCTCCATgagagccacacacacacagttggctCCCCTCTCTTTTTCAACCAGGTGAAAATCAAGCTTGCTGATAGCATCCTAGAACGCAAGAGGATCTCTGCAGCCCGAGAAAGGAAAGCCACTAAGACCCTGGGCATCATTCTGGGGGCCTTTATCATCTGCTGGTTGCCTTTCTTTGTAGTATCATTGGTCCTCCCCATCTGCAGGGACTCTTGTTGGATCCACCCGGCCCTCTTTGACTTCTTCACGTGGCTAGGTTATTTAAACTCTCTCATTAACCCCGTCATCTACACTGTGTTCAACGAAGACTTTCGACAAGCGTTTCAGAAAGTCGTCCATTTCCGGAAGATCTCATAG